From the genome of Carassius auratus strain Wakin unplaced genomic scaffold, ASM336829v1 scaf_tig00215878, whole genome shotgun sequence, one region includes:
- the rps24 gene encoding 40S ribosomal protein S24 isoform X3: protein MNETVTVRTRKFMTNRLLQRKQMVVDVLHPGKATVPKTEIREKLAKMYKTTPDVVFVFGFKTQFGGGKTTGFGMIYDSLDYAKKNEPKYRLQRHGLYEKKKTSRKQRKERKNRMKKVRGTKKASVGASGKK from the exons ATG AACGAGACAGTCACCGTCAGGACCAGAAAGTTCATGACAAACCGGCTGCTTCAAAGGAAGCAAATG GTTGTAGATGTCCTGCATCCAGGCAAAGCAACAGTCCCCAAGACAGAGATCAGGGAGAAGCTTGCAAAAATGTACAAAACCACCCCAGATGTAGTGTTTGTCTTCGGCTTCAAAACTCAGTTTGGCGGTGGCAAGACAACAGGGTTCGGCATGATCTATGACTCGTTGGACTACGCCAAGAAAAACGAGCCAAAATACAGGCTGCAAAGG CATGGCCTTTATGAGAAGAAAAAGACATCTAGGAAGCAGCGCAAGGAACGCAAGAACAGAATGAAGAAAGTTAGAGGCACCAAGAAAGCCTCTGTTGGTGCTTCTGGCAAGaag TAA
- the rps24 gene encoding 40S ribosomal protein S24 isoform X2, translating into MNETVTVRTRKFMTNRLLQRKQMVVDVLHPGKATVPKTEIREKLAKMYKTTPDVVFVFGFKTQFGGGKTTGFGMIYDSLDYAKKNEPKYRLQRHGLYEKKKTSRKQRKERKNRMKKVRGTKKASVGASGKKK; encoded by the exons ATG AACGAGACAGTCACCGTCAGGACCAGAAAGTTCATGACAAACCGGCTGCTTCAAAGGAAGCAAATG GTTGTAGATGTCCTGCATCCAGGCAAAGCAACAGTCCCCAAGACAGAGATCAGGGAGAAGCTTGCAAAAATGTACAAAACCACCCCAGATGTAGTGTTTGTCTTCGGCTTCAAAACTCAGTTTGGCGGTGGCAAGACAACAGGGTTCGGCATGATCTATGACTCGTTGGACTACGCCAAGAAAAACGAGCCAAAATACAGGCTGCAAAGG CATGGCCTTTATGAGAAGAAAAAGACATCTAGGAAGCAGCGCAAGGAACGCAAGAACAGAATGAAGAAAGTTAGAGGCACCAAGAAAGCCTCTGTTGGTGCTTCTGGCAAGaag AAGTGA
- the rps24 gene encoding 40S ribosomal protein S24 isoform X1: MNETVTVRTRKFMTNRLLQRKQMVVDVLHPGKATVPKTEIREKLAKMYKTTPDVVFVFGFKTQFGGGKTTGFGMIYDSLDYAKKNEPKYRLQRHGLYEKKKTSRKQRKERKNRMKKVRGTKKASVGASGKKKK; encoded by the exons ATG AACGAGACAGTCACCGTCAGGACCAGAAAGTTCATGACAAACCGGCTGCTTCAAAGGAAGCAAATG GTTGTAGATGTCCTGCATCCAGGCAAAGCAACAGTCCCCAAGACAGAGATCAGGGAGAAGCTTGCAAAAATGTACAAAACCACCCCAGATGTAGTGTTTGTCTTCGGCTTCAAAACTCAGTTTGGCGGTGGCAAGACAACAGGGTTCGGCATGATCTATGACTCGTTGGACTACGCCAAGAAAAACGAGCCAAAATACAGGCTGCAAAGG CATGGCCTTTATGAGAAGAAAAAGACATCTAGGAAGCAGCGCAAGGAACGCAAGAACAGAATGAAGAAAGTTAGAGGCACCAAGAAAGCCTCTGTTGGTGCTTCTGGCAAGaag AAG AAGTGA
- the LOC113096126 gene encoding pyroglutamylated RFamide peptide receptor-like isoform X1, translated as MGETKITPEVLEQLLQFYNLTRQEFIETYHIQPLVYIPELPASAKTAFVILYTVIFLMALIGNSLVVYIVLRKRGIQTATNIFICSLAVSDLLISFFCIPFTLLQNISSEWFGGALVCKTVPFVQTTAIVTGILTMTCIAVERYQGIVHPLKIKRQCTPQRAYRMLGVVWIAAMMVGSPMLFVQQLEVKYDFLYDLHHVCCQECWSSSAHRKQYATFILVFLFLLPLAAMLLLYTRIGIELWIRKQVGDSSVLNTMNQREVCKISRKKRRAIKMMVTIVVLFTVCWAPFHTVHMLFEYNYLNKTYDDITVNTLIAVAQAIGFSNSFNNPIIYAFMNENFQKNCMSMSTFSFCIRRSSQRVDVMDKSTKDKVLFCKSARQEEDISVVNTYS; from the exons ATGGGTGAAACGAAGATTACTCCTGAGGTGTTGGAGCAACTACTGCAATTTTACAATCTTACTCGTCAGGAGTTTATTGAGACGTATCATATTCAGCCGTTGGTTTACATCCCTGAGTTACCGGCCAGCGCCAAAACGGCCTTTGTTATTTTGTACACGGTGATTTTCCTAATGGCTCTCATTGGCAATAGTCTGGTTGTCTATATTGTCTTAAGAAAGCGCGGGATCCAGACTGCCACGAATATTTTCATCTGCTCTCTAGCCGTCAGCGACCTTCTGATATCTTTCTTCTGCATCCCATTCACTCTGCTGCAAAACATCTCCTCTGAATGGTTCGGGG GTGCGTTGGTGTGCAAGACAGTTCCCTTTGTTCAGACCACTGCGATTGTGACTGGCATTCTCACAATGACCTGCATCGCTGTGGAGAGGTATCAGGGGATTGTACACCCtctgaaaataaaaagacagtGCACACCACAAAGAGCATACAGAATGCTGG GGGTTGTCTGGATTGCAGCCATGATGGTTGGATCTCCAATGCTCTTTGTTCAACAATTAGAG gtgaaatatgattttttatatGATCTCCATCATGTGTGCTGTCAGGAGTGCTGGAGCTCGAGTGCCCATAGGAAGCAGTATGCAACCTTCATTCTAGTGTTTCTCTTCCTCCTGCCTCTTGCAGCCATGCTGCTACTCTACACCAGAATTGGTATTGAGCTCTGGATTCGGAAACAAGTTGGAGACTCTTCAGTCCTCAATACCATGAACCAAAGAGAGGTCTGCAAAATATCcag AAAGAAACGAAGAGCCATCAAgatgatggtcaccattgttgtgctGTTTACTGTCTGCTGGGCACCTTTTCATACAGTTCATATGCTGTTTGAATACA ATTACCTGAACAAAACATATGATGACATCACAGTCAATACGCTTATTGCTGTTGCACAGGCCATAGGATTTTCTAATTCTTTCAACAATCCtattatttatgcttttatgaATGAGAACTTCCAGAAGAACTGCATGTCCATGTCCACCTTTTCCTTTTGCATTAGGCGGTCCAGTCAACGTGTCGATGTTATGGACAAATCGACTAAGGACAAGGTACTTTTTTGTAAGTCTGCCAGACAAGAAGAAGACATCTCTGTCGTGAATACATATAGTTGA
- the LOC113096126 gene encoding pyroglutamylated RFamide peptide receptor-like isoform X2 → MGETKITPEVLEQLLQFYNLTRQEFIETYHIQPLVYIPELPASAKTAFVILYTVIFLMALIGNSLVVYIVLRKRGIQTATNIFICSLAVSDLLISFFCIPFTLLQNISSEWFGGALVCKTVPFVQTTAIVTGILTMTCIAVERYQGIVHPLKIKRQCTPQRAYRMLGVVWIAAMMVGSPMLFVQQLEECWSSSAHRKQYATFILVFLFLLPLAAMLLLYTRIGIELWIRKQVGDSSVLNTMNQREVCKISRKKRRAIKMMVTIVVLFTVCWAPFHTVHMLFEYNYLNKTYDDITVNTLIAVAQAIGFSNSFNNPIIYAFMNENFQKNCMSMSTFSFCIRRSSQRVDVMDKSTKDKVLFCKSARQEEDISVVNTYS, encoded by the exons ATGGGTGAAACGAAGATTACTCCTGAGGTGTTGGAGCAACTACTGCAATTTTACAATCTTACTCGTCAGGAGTTTATTGAGACGTATCATATTCAGCCGTTGGTTTACATCCCTGAGTTACCGGCCAGCGCCAAAACGGCCTTTGTTATTTTGTACACGGTGATTTTCCTAATGGCTCTCATTGGCAATAGTCTGGTTGTCTATATTGTCTTAAGAAAGCGCGGGATCCAGACTGCCACGAATATTTTCATCTGCTCTCTAGCCGTCAGCGACCTTCTGATATCTTTCTTCTGCATCCCATTCACTCTGCTGCAAAACATCTCCTCTGAATGGTTCGGGG GTGCGTTGGTGTGCAAGACAGTTCCCTTTGTTCAGACCACTGCGATTGTGACTGGCATTCTCACAATGACCTGCATCGCTGTGGAGAGGTATCAGGGGATTGTACACCCtctgaaaataaaaagacagtGCACACCACAAAGAGCATACAGAATGCTGG GGGTTGTCTGGATTGCAGCCATGATGGTTGGATCTCCAATGCTCTTTGTTCAACAATTAGAG GAGTGCTGGAGCTCGAGTGCCCATAGGAAGCAGTATGCAACCTTCATTCTAGTGTTTCTCTTCCTCCTGCCTCTTGCAGCCATGCTGCTACTCTACACCAGAATTGGTATTGAGCTCTGGATTCGGAAACAAGTTGGAGACTCTTCAGTCCTCAATACCATGAACCAAAGAGAGGTCTGCAAAATATCcag AAAGAAACGAAGAGCCATCAAgatgatggtcaccattgttgtgctGTTTACTGTCTGCTGGGCACCTTTTCATACAGTTCATATGCTGTTTGAATACA ATTACCTGAACAAAACATATGATGACATCACAGTCAATACGCTTATTGCTGTTGCACAGGCCATAGGATTTTCTAATTCTTTCAACAATCCtattatttatgcttttatgaATGAGAACTTCCAGAAGAACTGCATGTCCATGTCCACCTTTTCCTTTTGCATTAGGCGGTCCAGTCAACGTGTCGATGTTATGGACAAATCGACTAAGGACAAGGTACTTTTTTGTAAGTCTGCCAGACAAGAAGAAGACATCTCTGTCGTGAATACATATAGTTGA